The Aquabacterium sp. A3 DNA window CCTGGCGCTGGCCCGAGCTGTGGGGCATGAACCTGCAGCAAATCCGCAACCCGCACCTCATCTTCCCCGGCCAGGTGCTGTACCTGGACAAGAGCAACGGGCGGGCCCGTTTGCGCCTGGGACAGCCCGTGGGCGGTGGTGGCACGGTCAAGCTCAGCCCGCGCATTCGCGAGGGCAGCATCGACGACGCCATCGCCTCGGTGCCGGTGCACCTGCTGGAGCCCTTCTTCAACGAGGCCGTCATCTTCGAGAGCAGCGACGAGCTGCTGCGTGCGCCCCGCATCGTGGCCACCCAAGAGGGCCGGGTCATGCTGTCGCGTGGCGAAACCGCCTACGTGCGCGGCGAGCTGAATGGCCGCCGCGACTGGCGCCTGTTCCGCGAGCCCAAGCCCCTGCGCGACCCCAGCACCCGCGAGGTGCTGGGCTACGAGGCGCAGTACGTGGGTTCGATGAGCCTGGTGCGCGAGGGCGCCGAGGGCACGGGCGCCGATGGCGCGCCGCTGATCATCCCCTCCACCTTCAGTGTCACGGCCTTGCGCCAGGAGGCCGCCAACGGTGATCGCCTGGCCCCGCTGGCCCCGCGTGATTTCGACAATGTCGTGCCCCGTGCGCCCGCCAACGACGTGACCGGCCAGGTGGTGTCCATTTACGGCGATGGCCTGACGGCCGGACAAAACCACATCGTGGCCCTCAACCGGGGCGCCCAGGATGGGCTGGAGCGCGGCCACGTGCTGGCCCTGTGGCGTGATGGCGCCACGGTCAAAGACGGCACCACGGGCGACAACGCCACGCTCAAGCTGCCTGACGAGCGCCACGGCCTGCTGTTCGTGTTCCGCGTGTTCGACCGCATGTCCTATGCCCTGATCCTCAATGTGCAGCAGCCGGTGAACCCGGGCGACCGCTTCACGCAACCCTGATGCCCTGAGTGGCTGATCCTGCCGGTGCCCCAGGACCTGGGCGCCACACCAACATGAACATGAATTCAGAGGAGGCGCGCGCCTGGCTGCGCCTGTTGTTGACCCCGGGCGTGGGCCCGGTGTCGGTGCGACGCTTGCTGGCGGCGCTGGGCTCGCCCCAGGCCGTTGGTGCGGCCTCGGCCGCCACCTTGTGCCAGCTCGTGCCCGCCCGCGAGGCCCAGGCCCTGGCCGCGCCCGGCGACGAGGCTCGCGCGCGGTTCGAAGACCAATGGGCCCGCACCGCCGGCTGGCTGGCCGAGGGCCCCCATCGCCACCTGCTGAGCCTGGGCGATGCCCGGTACCCGCGCCAGTGGCTGGACCTGTCTGACCCGCCCCTGCTGGTGTTTGCCGAAGGCGACCTGGCCCTGCTGGAGGCCCCCTCGCTGGCCGTGGTGGGCAGCCGCCACGCCACCGCGCAGGGCATCGACCACGCCCAGGCCTTTGCCCGCGCGCTGAGTGCCGAAGGCCTCACCATCGTCTCGGGCCTGGCCCGGGGCATCGACGCCGCCGCCCACGAGGGCGCCCTGGACGGCCAGTTGCTGCTGGCCCCTCAGGGGCGCCCTGGCGGCACCATCGCCATCGTGGGCACGGGGCTGGACGAGGTGTACCCCAAAGCCCATGCCCGCCTGGCCCAGCGCATCGCCGCCCGGGGCTTGATGCTGTCGGAGTTTCCGCTGGGCACACCGCCCTTGCGGGGCCATTTTCCCAAGCGCAACCGCCTGGTGGCGGCCCTGTCGCGCGGCACCCTGGTGGTCGAAGCCGCCGTGCAGTCGGGCTCGCTCATCACGGCGCGGCTGGCCGCCGATCTGGGGCGCGAGGTCATGGCGATTCCTGGCTCCATCCATGCCCCTCAGGCCCGGGGCTGTCACGCCCTGATCAAACAAGGTGCCCGCCTGGTTGAAACCGCGCACGATGTGCTCGACGAGTTGGGCTTGAGCGCGGCGGTGTCGGTGGGCATGTCGCCCGGGGCCTCGGGGCAGGCGCCTTTGGGCGACGGACCGGCCGAGCCCCCGGGTGACGCCCTGCTGGACGCCCTGGGTTTCGACCCCGTCAGCCTGGAGGCCCTGGCGGCCCGCACCGGCCTGGGCCCTGCCGAGCTGGGCGCCCGCCTGCTGGAGCTGGAGCTGTTGGGCGAGGTGGCCCGGCTGCCGGGTGCGCTGTACCAGCGCAGGGCGGCCGCCTGAGGGGCGACAATCCAGGGGTGTCCACCAACCCTGCGCCGCCTGCCGTGTCCCTTGTTGACATTCCCCACGCCGCCATGAAGGTCGTCGACCTGGGCCGGGTCGACTACGAACCCACCTTCCAGGCCATGCAGGCCTACACCGAGGCCCGCACCCCCGACACCCCCGACGAGCTCTGGCTGTGCGAACACCCGCCCGTGTTCACCCAAGGGCTGGCGGGCAAGGCCGAGCACGTGCTGCTCAACCCACCCGGGCCGGGGCACATCCCCGTGGTGCAGACCAACCGGGGC harbors:
- a CDS encoding LysM peptidoglycan-binding domain-containing protein; the protein is MSQRQPSCRALSLSVLVALGVGFSGASQAQAAPNFPVTAQQKSTAQQVAQAGVALSELSPNAPDSYTVKRGDTLWDISKLFLTSPWRWPELWGMNLQQIRNPHLIFPGQVLYLDKSNGRARLRLGQPVGGGGTVKLSPRIREGSIDDAIASVPVHLLEPFFNEAVIFESSDELLRAPRIVATQEGRVMLSRGETAYVRGELNGRRDWRLFREPKPLRDPSTREVLGYEAQYVGSMSLVREGAEGTGADGAPLIIPSTFSVTALRQEAANGDRLAPLAPRDFDNVVPRAPANDVTGQVVSIYGDGLTAGQNHIVALNRGAQDGLERGHVLALWRDGATVKDGTTGDNATLKLPDERHGLLFVFRVFDRMSYALILNVQQPVNPGDRFTQP
- the dprA gene encoding DNA-processing protein DprA, producing the protein MNSEEARAWLRLLLTPGVGPVSVRRLLAALGSPQAVGAASAATLCQLVPAREAQALAAPGDEARARFEDQWARTAGWLAEGPHRHLLSLGDARYPRQWLDLSDPPLLVFAEGDLALLEAPSLAVVGSRHATAQGIDHAQAFARALSAEGLTIVSGLARGIDAAAHEGALDGQLLLAPQGRPGGTIAIVGTGLDEVYPKAHARLAQRIAARGLMLSEFPLGTPPLRGHFPKRNRLVAALSRGTLVVEAAVQSGSLITARLAADLGREVMAIPGSIHAPQARGCHALIKQGARLVETAHDVLDELGLSAAVSVGMSPGASGQAPLGDGPAEPPGDALLDALGFDPVSLEALAARTGLGPAELGARLLELELLGEVARLPGALYQRRAAA